From the genome of Candidatus Binatus sp., one region includes:
- a CDS encoding DegT/DnrJ/EryC1/StrS family aminotransferase, which produces MRQVAFHRPSIGPDEEREVLDTLRSGWITTGPKAKRFEQEFAGYVGAKHALAVSHCTGALHLSLWALGIGPGDEVITTPFTFTATAEILGYLGARPVFVDVDPGTFNINPARIEEALESGANKRVRAILPVHFAGQACDMDRILKIARNYNLKIVEDAAHAAGSARHMDGRGMAKVGTIGDLTCFSFYATKNFTTAEGGMITTADDALAEKIAVASLHGMNKDAWKRYDKSGSWYYEIHDMGFKYNLSDVHAAIGLAQIRRAGDFMRRRGEIARAYNEAFRADDALQTAYSEPGIEHAWHLYVLRIRPERLKLGRNQFVEILRERGVGCSVHCIPLHTMHYYQRNYGYRNGDFPVAEGIFSRCLSLPIYASMSDEDVGYVIETVLAIARENRR; this is translated from the coding sequence ATGCGACAAGTAGCATTTCATCGTCCGTCTATCGGACCCGACGAGGAGCGCGAGGTTCTCGACACGCTGCGCTCGGGATGGATCACCACCGGACCCAAGGCCAAGCGCTTCGAGCAGGAATTTGCCGGCTACGTGGGCGCGAAGCACGCGCTGGCCGTTTCGCATTGCACCGGCGCGCTTCATCTTTCGCTATGGGCGCTCGGCATCGGTCCGGGCGACGAGGTCATCACCACGCCGTTCACCTTCACCGCGACCGCCGAGATTCTCGGCTACCTCGGCGCGCGGCCGGTGTTCGTTGACGTCGATCCCGGCACCTTCAACATCAACCCGGCGCGCATCGAGGAGGCGCTCGAGAGCGGCGCCAACAAACGGGTCCGCGCGATCCTGCCGGTGCACTTCGCCGGCCAGGCATGCGACATGGATCGGATCCTCAAAATCGCGCGCAACTACAATTTGAAAATTGTCGAGGATGCGGCGCACGCGGCCGGCTCCGCGCGCCACATGGACGGGCGCGGGATGGCGAAGGTCGGCACCATCGGTGACCTCACCTGTTTCAGTTTCTACGCGACCAAGAATTTCACCACCGCCGAGGGCGGCATGATCACCACCGCCGACGACGCGCTGGCCGAAAAAATCGCGGTCGCCAGCCTGCACGGGATGAACAAGGACGCGTGGAAGCGCTACGACAAGAGCGGCTCGTGGTACTACGAAATCCACGACATGGGTTTCAAGTACAACCTGTCCGACGTGCACGCCGCGATCGGATTGGCCCAGATCAGGCGCGCGGGAGACTTCATGCGCCGCCGTGGCGAGATCGCGCGCGCCTACAACGAGGCGTTTCGCGCCGACGACGCGCTGCAGACCGCCTACTCCGAGCCGGGGATCGAGCACGCCTGGCATCTCTACGTGCTGCGCATCCGGCCCGAGCGGCTCAAGCTCGGCCGCAATCAGTTCGTCGAGATACTGCGCGAGCGCGGCGTGGGATGCTCCGTGCACTGCATCCCGCTGCACACGATGCACTACTATCAGCGCAACTACGGCTATCGCAACGGCGATTTTCCGGTCGCCGAAGGCATCTTCAGCCGCTGCCTGTCGCTTCCCATCTACGCCTCGATGAGCGACGAAGATGTCGGCTACGTAATCGAAACCGTTCTCGCCATCGCCCGCGAAAACCGCCGCTGA
- a CDS encoding UDP-glucuronic acid decarboxylase family protein, protein MRALVTGGAGFLGSHLCERLLKDGHEVICLDNFFSGKRANIIHLLGNRNFEFIRHDVVEPILLEVDRIFSLACPASPVHYQYNPVKTIKTSVMGTINMLGLAKRVHARILLSSTSEVYGDPEEHPQTESYWGHVNPIGVRSCYDEGKRVAECLMMDYHRQNNVDTRIVRIFNTYGPRMAINDGRVVSNFCVAALRGEDLEIYGDGASTRSFAYVDDIIDALVRMMNQDSHIGPINVGNPDEFTIAELAELAIELSSSSSKVILKPPRADDPVRRKPNIELAKKVLGWQPHIALRPGLEKTIHHFREVLDLPRK, encoded by the coding sequence GTGCGAGCATTGGTAACCGGCGGCGCGGGATTCCTCGGCTCCCATCTATGCGAGCGCTTGCTCAAAGACGGCCACGAGGTGATCTGCCTCGACAACTTCTTCAGCGGCAAGCGCGCCAACATCATTCACCTGCTCGGCAACCGGAATTTCGAATTCATCCGCCACGACGTCGTCGAGCCAATCCTGCTCGAGGTCGATCGCATCTTCAGCCTCGCCTGCCCCGCTTCGCCCGTGCACTACCAGTACAACCCGGTCAAGACCATCAAGACCAGCGTGATGGGCACCATCAACATGCTCGGCCTTGCCAAGCGCGTGCACGCGCGCATCCTGCTCAGCTCGACCAGCGAGGTTTATGGCGACCCCGAGGAGCATCCGCAAACCGAGTCGTACTGGGGCCACGTCAACCCGATCGGGGTGCGCTCCTGCTACGACGAGGGCAAGCGGGTGGCCGAATGCCTGATGATGGACTATCACCGGCAGAACAACGTGGACACCCGCATCGTGCGGATCTTCAACACTTACGGCCCGCGGATGGCGATCAACGACGGCCGCGTGGTTTCCAACTTCTGCGTGGCCGCGCTGCGCGGCGAGGATCTCGAGATTTACGGCGACGGCGCTTCCACCCGCTCGTTCGCCTACGTTGACGATATCATCGACGCGCTCGTGCGCATGATGAATCAGGACTCTCACATCGGCCCGATCAATGTCGGCAACCCCGACGAATTCACAATCGCGGAACTGGCCGAACTCGCCATCGAACTCTCATCCAGCTCCTCGAAAGTGATCCTCAAGCCGCCCCGCGCCGACGATCCCGTCCGCCGCAAGCCGAACATCGAGCTCGCGAAAAAGGTGCTCGGCTGGCAGCCGCATATCGCACTTCGGCCCGGCCTGGAAAAAACAATCCATCACTTCCGCGAAGTCCTGGACCTCCCGCGCAAATAG
- a CDS encoding acyl-CoA dehydrogenase family protein codes for MLGFDLTDEQRELKELAHRFAEQEIIPRAREYDEKEIFPVDVCEKAFAAGLMNFGVPKELGGPGLGVLDTSLIVEELNYGCSGISNAVGANDLATLPILIAGSDEQKRTYLGQLVKKLTFCAFAITEPGAGSDVAAMSTAYRREGDEFILNGTKHFISNGSRADWYVTFATSDKRLKHKGISCFVFPSSVAGITRNRMHGKLGQRAADTGEIFFEDVRIPASALVGREGEGFKYAMATFDHSRPEIGAIAIGIAQRALDECLKYSKQRSAFGQPIANFQAIQFMLADMAIEIEAMRLLTYKAAWLVDRGHGANTISAYAKAFSADATMRITTDAVQIFGGYGYMKDYPVEKLMRDAKLLQIYEGTSQIQRVVIARNLLKD; via the coding sequence ATGCTTGGTTTCGATTTGACCGACGAACAGCGCGAACTGAAGGAGCTGGCGCACAGGTTTGCCGAACAGGAAATAATTCCTCGCGCGCGCGAATACGACGAGAAGGAAATTTTTCCGGTGGACGTGTGCGAGAAAGCGTTCGCGGCGGGGCTGATGAACTTTGGAGTGCCCAAGGAGCTGGGCGGACCGGGACTCGGCGTGCTCGACACGAGCCTGATCGTCGAGGAGCTGAATTACGGATGCTCGGGAATCTCGAACGCGGTGGGAGCCAACGACCTCGCGACGCTGCCGATTCTAATCGCCGGCAGCGACGAGCAGAAACGGACCTACCTGGGGCAGTTGGTGAAGAAGCTGACGTTTTGCGCGTTCGCGATCACCGAACCGGGCGCGGGATCGGATGTTGCCGCGATGAGTACGGCGTACCGGCGCGAGGGCGACGAGTTCATCCTCAACGGCACCAAGCATTTCATCTCCAATGGCTCGCGCGCGGACTGGTACGTCACGTTTGCCACCTCGGACAAGCGGCTCAAGCACAAGGGCATCTCGTGCTTCGTGTTTCCGTCGAGCGTGGCGGGAATCACGCGCAATCGGATGCACGGGAAACTCGGGCAACGCGCCGCCGACACCGGCGAAATATTTTTCGAGGACGTGCGAATACCCGCCAGCGCGCTGGTCGGACGCGAGGGCGAGGGTTTCAAGTACGCGATGGCGACCTTCGATCACAGCCGGCCCGAGATTGGCGCGATCGCGATTGGAATTGCGCAGCGCGCGCTCGACGAATGCCTCAAGTACTCGAAGCAACGCAGCGCGTTTGGGCAGCCGATCGCAAACTTTCAGGCGATTCAGTTCATGCTGGCCGACATGGCGATCGAAATCGAAGCGATGCGGCTGCTGACCTACAAGGCGGCCTGGCTGGTCGATCGCGGCCACGGCGCCAACACGATTTCGGCCTACGCGAAGGCCTTCAGCGCCGACGCGACGATGCGGATCACGACCGACGCCGTGCAGATTTTCGGCGGCTACGGCTACATGAAGGATTATCCGGTGGAGAAGCTGATGCGCGACGCGAAGCTGCTGCAGATCTATGAGGGCACCTCGCAGATCCAGCGCGTCGTGATCGCGCGCAACCTGCTCAAGGACTGA
- a CDS encoding putative quinol monooxygenase has translation MPITVIAKLKVKPGSEAAFEAAGKEMIATVKTSEPGTLAYVLHKNTKDPTEFTYYEVYQDQAALDSHGKTDHMKAFGGKIGGLLAGRPEIAVLQEVARK, from the coding sequence ATGCCGATTACTGTGATTGCGAAACTTAAAGTGAAGCCCGGCAGCGAAGCCGCGTTCGAAGCCGCGGGCAAGGAAATGATCGCGACGGTGAAAACCTCCGAGCCCGGCACCCTCGCCTACGTCCTGCACAAGAACACCAAGGACCCGACCGAATTCACCTACTACGAGGTTTACCAGGATCAGGCTGCGCTCGATTCCCACGGCAAGACCGATCACATGAAGGCATTCGGCGGAAAAATCGGCGGCCTGCTCGCCGGACGTCCCGAGATTGCGGTGCTTCAGGAAGTCGCGCGCAAATAG